One part of the Acinetobacter sp. XS-4 genome encodes these proteins:
- the yajC gene encoding preprotein translocase subunit YajC, protein MSFLISAAHAAPAAGPTTGILPNILMIVVFVAIFYFLIWRPQAKRAKEHRSLIESLGVGSEVVFAGGLMGKVTKIEGDYAVVELSRGVEVKIQRASVISVLPEGTLNNL, encoded by the coding sequence ATGAGCTTTTTAATTTCTGCTGCACATGCAGCACCGGCAGCTGGCCCAACTACAGGTATTTTGCCAAACATCTTGATGATTGTCGTATTCGTTGCAATCTTTTATTTCTTAATTTGGCGCCCTCAAGCAAAGCGTGCTAAAGAGCACCGTTCTTTAATCGAAAGCTTAGGTGTAGGTAGTGAAGTTGTGTTCGCTGGTGGTTTAATGGGCAAAGTGACCAAAATTGAAGGTGACTATGCAGTTGTTGAACTTAGCCGTGGTGTAGAAGTAAAAATTCAGCGTGCTAGCGTAATTTCAGTATTACCTGAAGGCACTCTAAATAACCTTTAA
- a CDS encoding J domain-containing protein, with translation MLRWIFGVIGFFIAGPIGFFIGFGIGYLAALPFKEEESRTVDPYLNNNKVEPSIKLGQSLIEQIYPCVDIVCHYALLHELTWNPDKVNFVKNIFIEACENDNEIVLLRERIKLTNRPSISQSIRDFLALQPNEPRKAEIYINVMILIFNTCRNTEVFKTEVLQFGSNIGLGRNYCIEELENFIKHASEQEKDTPVVEELNEREIAAKVLGISVHASNDEIKKAHRMKIRDFHSDRNVGVTDAVREILEQKAAEINHARDVLLKL, from the coding sequence GTGCTACGTTGGATTTTTGGTGTTATAGGTTTTTTTATTGCTGGTCCTATAGGTTTCTTTATAGGATTTGGTATTGGCTATCTTGCAGCTCTTCCGTTTAAAGAGGAAGAGAGCAGAACGGTTGATCCATACCTAAATAACAATAAAGTTGAACCATCAATAAAATTGGGACAAAGTTTAATTGAACAAATTTATCCATGTGTAGATATTGTTTGCCACTATGCTTTACTTCATGAGCTTACTTGGAACCCAGACAAGGTAAACTTTGTTAAGAATATATTTATTGAAGCTTGTGAAAATGATAATGAAATAGTACTCCTACGCGAGCGAATTAAATTAACTAATCGTCCCTCTATCTCACAATCAATTCGAGATTTTCTGGCTCTTCAACCAAATGAACCTAGGAAGGCTGAAATCTATATCAATGTGATGATTTTGATATTTAATACTTGTAGAAATACAGAAGTTTTTAAAACAGAAGTTCTTCAATTCGGTTCAAATATAGGTCTTGGACGTAACTATTGTATAGAAGAGCTTGAGAATTTTATTAAACATGCATCAGAACAAGAAAAAGACACTCCTGTAGTAGAAGAACTTAATGAACGTGAAATAGCTGCAAAGGTTTTAGGTATCTCAGTTCATGCTTCTAATGATGAAATTAAGAAAGCCCATCGTATGAAAATAAGAGATTTTCATTCTGATCGTAATGTTGGTGTCACTGATGCAGTAAGAGAAATTCTTGAGCAAAAGGCAGCAGAAATTAACCATGCTAGAGATGTCTTATTAAAACTTTAA
- a CDS encoding LemA family protein, translated as MTGLFIFLGIFVVLIVWGVHIRNTIVRYFNATKRAWAEVANFERQKVKTLEALETTLNQYTRFEKSTLEKVTELRQQILNLNVNNTDISQLQQIEKMSKELIRSLNVVVENYPELKADSLYSKMMDDIQEQNENVGAAISIFNRNVELFNNQIEVFPNNLINTLTLSKKAIRPFKDNLVNENFDYKPNFQ; from the coding sequence ATGACTGGTTTATTTATTTTCTTGGGGATTTTTGTTGTATTGATCGTCTGGGGCGTTCACATCCGTAATACCATCGTACGTTATTTTAATGCGACTAAACGTGCTTGGGCTGAGGTTGCCAATTTCGAGCGTCAGAAAGTAAAGACTTTAGAAGCGCTTGAGACAACACTTAACCAATATACTCGTTTTGAAAAATCGACATTAGAAAAAGTCACTGAATTACGTCAGCAAATTCTTAACTTAAATGTGAATAACACTGATATTTCTCAGCTCCAACAAATCGAGAAAATGAGCAAAGAACTGATTCGTAGCTTAAATGTCGTTGTTGAAAACTACCCTGAGCTTAAAGCCGATTCGCTCTATAGCAAAATGATGGACGATATTCAGGAACAAAATGAAAATGTGGGTGCTGCGATTAGTATCTTTAACCGTAATGTCGAGCTGTTCAACAACCAGATTGAAGTATTCCCTAACAATCTCATCAATACATTAACTTTATCCAAGAAAGCGATTCGTCCTTTTAAGGATAATCTTGTTAATGAAAATTTTGACTATAAACCTAATTTTCAATAG
- the queA gene encoding tRNA preQ1(34) S-adenosylmethionine ribosyltransferase-isomerase QueA: MQLSDFSFELPDELIARYPLESRSASRLLHLDSKGQYHDHMFTDIIDLFEEGDLLVLNDTKVMKARLKGKRSTGGAIEILVERMLNHTTAYCHIKSSNSPKAGAELYVGADNIPVIVRGRHENLFVVEFSQPILPVLEQYGQLPIPPYFNREAEEIDTERYQTVFHNPEKIASVAAPTASLHFDETLLEKLEQKNVQKTFVTLHVGAGTFMPVRTDDITNHIMHSEWCDVPQETIDLILATKARGNKVIAVGTTATRALESAAQAHGGKIAAWTGDTQIFIYPGYEFCIVDRLITNFHLPESTLLMLVSALSNRDNILAAYEHAVKSSYRFFSYGDAMLVDKLEV, translated from the coding sequence ATGCAACTGTCCGACTTTTCCTTTGAATTACCTGATGAACTTATTGCCCGTTACCCTCTCGAATCACGTAGTGCTTCAAGGTTGTTGCACCTAGACTCAAAGGGTCAATATCACGATCACATGTTCACAGACATTATCGATCTGTTCGAAGAAGGTGATCTATTAGTGCTCAATGACACTAAAGTCATGAAAGCGCGACTTAAAGGAAAGCGTTCTACAGGCGGTGCTATTGAGATTTTGGTTGAGCGCATGCTGAACCACACCACAGCGTATTGCCATATTAAATCGAGCAACTCACCTAAAGCGGGTGCCGAGCTTTATGTCGGTGCCGATAACATTCCTGTAATTGTACGTGGTCGTCATGAAAATTTATTTGTGGTTGAGTTTTCACAGCCTATTTTACCTGTACTTGAGCAATATGGTCAGCTACCTATTCCGCCTTACTTTAACCGTGAAGCAGAAGAAATTGACACTGAACGCTATCAAACGGTTTTCCATAACCCAGAAAAAATTGCCAGTGTTGCAGCACCTACTGCAAGCTTGCATTTTGATGAAACACTTTTAGAAAAATTAGAACAAAAAAATGTTCAAAAAACTTTTGTGACTTTACACGTGGGAGCCGGCACATTTATGCCAGTTCGCACTGATGACATTACCAACCATATCATGCACAGTGAATGGTGTGATGTACCTCAAGAAACCATTGATTTAATTTTGGCGACTAAAGCACGCGGCAATAAAGTGATTGCCGTTGGTACAACTGCGACACGTGCCTTAGAAAGTGCAGCCCAAGCACACGGCGGAAAAATCGCGGCTTGGACTGGCGACACACAAATCTTTATCTATCCGGGCTATGAGTTCTGCATCGTAGATCGTTTAATTACTAACTTCCATTTGCCAGAGTCTACTCTGCTCATGTTGGTATCAGCACTATCAAATCGAGACAACATTTTGGCTGCCTATGAGCATGCAGTTAAAAGCAGCTATCGTTTCTTTAGTTATGGAGATGCAATGCTGGTTGATAAATTAGAAGTTTAA
- a CDS encoding SIR2 family protein, which produces MNIPDQSHINHIRELLWNTNSGGASVMIGAGFSRNALPTSASAKDFPLWSQVARNLCSKLYPPSEKSRLEQALSEATGTSGFLRLAQEYEIAFGRGSLHSFINDSVPDTDYQPSELHYQLLELPWKEVLTTNWDTLLERTQLEIPERSYSIVRTVDELANTPSPRIIKLHGTVPAHIPFIFTEEDYRTYPKKFAPFVNTVQQIMMETAVLLLGFSGDDPNFLQWSGWVKDNLGASAPKIYLAGWLNLSPHRRRMLENNNVVPIDISKHPKANDWPEHLRHQYATEWIIKTLQCGQSYNYKDWPSIRNYSSPEIEDYLKPIEPNPQLLPLTISRVGRTDPIPTETLKELLTVLEHNRKIYPNWLIYPLDKQYDLDLILNEWANVITENLNSFSSIDQLRFLNEIIWLYQKKLIPIPSEIEDIWNKIAVKFDFNNKTIDSICYSSEWSNLEKIYIENTIYSLTNKRLNLDEEAFHYGLNQVKKFKSHSIEINNLITYEECQWYLLNLDFEKLQNLLEEWNVSTSDPIWMFRKASLLLELNLEDEAHHLMTQGFTIIKKNPDNFNDFSNSSREGWALLSIEALQENRKKNQHIKIKKFNFQERFKQLELLNCNTSSQIHNLIERVNQRKDKQESNQNPCFDLYRRRGETVSFNNNKYYAITHAYQCLLLCETAGLPLSVEGYSVGSPLIRALIDNYDLIDIKITSRIVVRLKPTDDDKLINNIYSRVSIASLDEVDFEKLLNQINGLLTYCLAQYRQKPNSFWISYIRSCLELISRLIIRLNNEEKLELHLKQAIDFFKDSSLRSAFWLQKPLSNYLKRCWEVCNTNIKSSYILKILQLPINCLLNHREDYLIQIERFLNKTEVDRLCNRNIENESEWNIIINLILSGLKSSKRPRWDACLRLILVYNFINKEELEVIRESLWKNNDESENDFPTDTQLYDFAYLTSFKDLNLKSKDIFIKKYLVPSNDFKILTRSIFEISQALEVLLLSDKQIDILFENIKNWSNSIPIDSLEFDGFPHHFNDAPSDIIETFSSINKIALNINIPEYLAEILFVKMKFLIQYNIYSYYLVGTLVKVLPDKNYDINTYLRKGIISDIPENARNAMYGLFLWIQQALSNKIQNTPFPSDDLIREIGLAIATRRKNTLIQALLAATIIFKARDSQISSIISSLILEGLEYLILEQDYKSSHDDIEDVPIIRLNCVKLAYQMSINGFEDKSIIKQWLEEGEKDPLPEIRNIFEEKDN; this is translated from the coding sequence ATGAATATACCAGATCAAAGTCATATCAATCATATCCGTGAACTATTATGGAATACAAATAGTGGGGGTGCTTCAGTAATGATTGGTGCTGGATTTAGTAGAAATGCCTTACCAACTAGTGCTTCTGCTAAAGATTTTCCCCTTTGGTCACAAGTAGCTCGAAACTTATGTAGTAAGCTATATCCACCATCAGAAAAAAGTCGATTAGAACAAGCCTTATCTGAGGCAACAGGTACAAGTGGTTTCTTAAGACTGGCTCAGGAGTATGAAATAGCGTTCGGTAGAGGAAGTCTTCACAGTTTTATTAATGATTCTGTACCTGATACAGATTACCAACCATCTGAACTTCATTACCAATTACTAGAATTACCTTGGAAAGAAGTTTTAACCACGAATTGGGATACATTATTAGAAAGAACCCAATTAGAGATACCTGAACGCTCATATAGTATTGTTAGAACTGTAGATGAGTTAGCAAATACTCCATCACCTAGAATTATCAAATTACATGGTACAGTACCTGCTCACATCCCCTTCATATTTACTGAAGAAGACTATAGAACTTATCCCAAGAAATTTGCTCCATTCGTAAACACTGTCCAGCAGATAATGATGGAAACAGCAGTACTTCTATTAGGCTTCTCTGGTGATGATCCCAATTTCTTACAATGGTCTGGATGGGTTAAAGATAATTTAGGAGCATCAGCTCCAAAAATTTATTTAGCGGGATGGTTAAATCTTTCCCCACATAGACGAAGAATGCTAGAAAACAATAATGTAGTACCTATTGATATTTCTAAACATCCTAAAGCAAATGATTGGCCTGAGCATCTAAGACATCAATATGCAACAGAATGGATTATTAAAACTTTACAATGCGGACAATCGTACAATTATAAAGATTGGCCCTCAATAAGAAATTATTCTTCTCCTGAAATAGAGGACTACTTAAAACCTATAGAACCAAATCCACAACTACTTCCTTTAACAATTTCAAGAGTAGGCAGAACTGATCCAATACCAACTGAAACATTAAAAGAACTATTAACTGTATTGGAGCATAATAGAAAAATTTATCCTAACTGGCTCATTTATCCACTTGATAAACAATATGATCTTGATCTAATTCTAAATGAATGGGCTAATGTCATTACTGAAAATTTGAATAGTTTTAGTTCAATAGATCAGTTGCGATTTTTAAATGAAATTATTTGGCTTTATCAAAAGAAATTGATCCCTATACCTAGTGAAATTGAAGATATATGGAATAAAATAGCAGTTAAGTTTGACTTTAATAACAAGACTATTGATTCAATTTGCTATTCTTCAGAATGGTCAAATTTAGAAAAAATCTATATTGAGAACACTATATATTCACTCACAAACAAAAGACTAAATTTAGATGAAGAAGCATTTCATTATGGGTTAAATCAAGTAAAGAAATTTAAGAGTCACTCTATAGAAATAAATAATTTGATTACTTATGAAGAGTGTCAATGGTATCTTCTAAATTTAGATTTTGAGAAGTTACAAAATTTACTTGAGGAATGGAATGTTTCAACTAGTGATCCAATATGGATGTTTAGAAAAGCATCACTTTTATTAGAGCTAAATTTAGAAGATGAAGCCCATCATTTAATGACTCAAGGATTTACTATTATTAAAAAAAATCCTGATAATTTTAATGATTTCTCCAACTCCTCTCGAGAAGGATGGGCATTATTAAGCATCGAAGCTTTACAAGAAAACAGAAAGAAAAATCAGCATATAAAAATTAAGAAATTTAACTTTCAAGAAAGGTTTAAACAATTAGAATTGCTGAACTGTAACACAAGTAGTCAAATACATAATTTAATTGAAAGAGTTAATCAACGTAAGGACAAACAAGAAAGTAATCAAAATCCATGTTTTGATTTATATAGACGTAGAGGTGAAACTGTAAGTTTCAACAACAACAAGTACTACGCAATTACTCATGCTTATCAATGTTTATTACTATGTGAAACAGCAGGTTTACCATTATCCGTAGAGGGGTACTCTGTAGGTAGTCCACTTATCAGAGCTTTAATTGATAATTATGACCTTATTGATATAAAAATAACTTCTCGAATTGTAGTCAGATTAAAACCAACAGATGATGATAAACTAATCAACAATATTTATTCTAGAGTAAGTATAGCTAGCTTAGATGAAGTTGATTTTGAGAAATTACTAAATCAAATTAATGGTCTTTTAACATATTGCTTAGCTCAGTATCGTCAAAAACCTAACTCATTTTGGATTAGTTATATACGGTCATGCTTAGAACTTATTTCTAGATTAATTATTCGTTTAAATAATGAAGAAAAACTTGAACTCCACTTAAAACAAGCAATTGATTTTTTTAAAGATTCATCATTAAGAAGTGCTTTTTGGCTTCAAAAACCACTTAGCAATTATTTAAAAAGATGCTGGGAAGTATGCAATACTAATATAAAATCTTCATATATACTCAAAATCCTACAGCTCCCAATAAACTGCTTATTAAATCACAGAGAAGATTACCTAATTCAAATTGAAAGATTCTTAAATAAAACAGAAGTTGATCGATTATGCAATCGAAATATAGAAAATGAATCTGAATGGAATATTATAATAAATTTAATCCTATCTGGCTTAAAATCATCTAAGAGACCAAGATGGGATGCCTGTTTACGTCTAATCTTAGTTTATAATTTTATTAATAAAGAGGAACTTGAGGTAATAAGAGAATCATTATGGAAAAATAACGATGAATCAGAAAATGATTTTCCTACAGATACACAGCTTTACGATTTTGCGTACCTAACCAGCTTTAAAGACTTAAACCTTAAATCTAAAGATATTTTTATAAAAAAATATTTAGTCCCATCTAATGATTTTAAAATTTTAACAAGAAGTATTTTTGAAATCTCCCAAGCCTTAGAAGTACTATTACTATCTGACAAACAAATTGATATTTTATTCGAAAACATTAAAAATTGGTCAAATAGCATCCCAATTGATTCTCTTGAATTTGATGGATTCCCTCATCATTTTAATGATGCTCCTTCTGATATTATAGAGACTTTTTCAAGCATTAATAAAATAGCGTTAAATATTAATATACCCGAATATTTAGCAGAAATTCTCTTTGTAAAAATGAAGTTTCTTATTCAATATAATATTTATAGTTATTATCTTGTTGGTACTTTAGTAAAAGTTCTTCCTGATAAAAATTATGATATTAATACCTATCTAAGAAAAGGAATTATTTCTGACATACCAGAAAATGCAAGAAATGCAATGTATGGACTATTTTTATGGATTCAGCAAGCTCTTAGTAATAAGATTCAAAACACCCCTTTCCCTTCTGATGATTTAATTCGAGAAATTGGTTTAGCAATTGCTACTAGAAGGAAAAATACTTTAATTCAAGCTCTCCTAGCAGCAACTATCATCTTCAAAGCTAGAGATAGTCAAATAAGTTCAATTATAAGTTCGCTAATCTTAGAAGGTCTGGAGTATTTAATATTAGAGCAAGACTATAAGTCTTCTCATGATGATATTGAAGATGTTCCTATCATTCGACTTAACTGTGTAAAGCTTGCATATCAAATGTCTATAAATGGTTTTGAAGATAAATCAATTATTAAACAGTGGCTAGAGGAAGGAGAAAAAGATCCGTTACCAGAAATAAGAAATATCTTCGAGGAAAAAGATAATTGA
- a CDS encoding EcsC family protein translates to MEHMVNNLTENKIMEVLNWSYDKAVNGVVGLDSAYDLAKDYKKTDDSLYNQVNSLIRWQNTKAGTSGFITGLGGIITLPVAIPANVASVMYVQIRMIAAIAHMGGHNLNDDRVRSLVFVCLTGNAAKDILKDVGIVVGKKLAENAIKNISGKTITAINKKVGFRLLTKFGEKGAINLGKTIPLFGGIVGATFDSITTNTIGNIARDTFITI, encoded by the coding sequence ATAGAGCATATGGTAAATAATTTAACTGAAAATAAGATCATGGAAGTTTTAAATTGGTCTTATGATAAAGCTGTGAATGGAGTTGTTGGTTTGGATTCAGCCTATGATTTGGCTAAAGATTATAAAAAAACAGATGATAGTTTATATAATCAAGTTAACTCCTTAATTCGTTGGCAAAATACTAAAGCAGGCACATCTGGGTTTATAACTGGGCTTGGGGGAATTATTACTTTACCAGTTGCTATTCCAGCAAATGTAGCCAGTGTAATGTATGTTCAGATTCGTATGATTGCAGCTATTGCTCATATGGGGGGACATAATTTAAATGATGATAGAGTGAGATCTTTAGTATTTGTTTGTCTTACGGGTAATGCTGCAAAAGATATTTTAAAAGATGTTGGCATCGTAGTAGGAAAGAAGTTAGCCGAAAATGCTATCAAAAATATTAGTGGAAAAACTATTACAGCAATAAACAAAAAAGTAGGGTTTCGCTTATTAACTAAATTTGGTGAAAAAGGTGCTATCAATCTTGGTAAGACAATTCCTTTATTTGGGGGGATTGTAGGGGCAACGTTTGACTCTATAACAACTAATACTATTGGAAATATTGCGAGAGATACCTTTATCACTATTTAA
- a CDS encoding integrase arm-type DNA-binding domain-containing protein — protein sequence MARIVKPLTVTQIDASQPKEKDYNLSDGEGLYLRIRTSGTKTWIFQYKNQQDVRVVITVGNYPQYKLALAREKKRDYLSILAEGKDLKEYLDSLKKKSTQELSLEVITRTWLEQYSVKKSLDEETKRKRIRKFENHMFPYIGHLQITDIRSSDLRLLLNKIYEKSADNAQRIRSDLILIFSYAVQYGYIEVNHAREMESLDLTAPKKHRPALSLERLPELIRRIKSDTGQPLTKFGILLGLHIFIRSSELRFARWSEIDLVKKQWVLPPKRNEVRGAKHSDRGAKMRTQHIVPLSDYAIGILKEIKLITMGSEYIFPSSYKSAQFLGENTFNDALRRMGYDTQSELCFHGLRAMARSALGECGLFQKDAIEKQMSHQERNNVVGAYTHVAEYLQERKEMMEWWSQYLLDIEKGGYVSPYYYANPEKNNVVVFQRNIA from the coding sequence ATGGCTAGGATTGTTAAACCTTTAACTGTTACTCAAATTGATGCTTCACAACCTAAAGAAAAAGATTACAACTTATCTGATGGTGAAGGACTTTACTTACGTATAAGAACCTCAGGAACAAAAACGTGGATATTTCAATATAAGAACCAGCAAGATGTTCGAGTAGTGATTACCGTAGGAAACTACCCACAATATAAATTAGCTTTAGCTCGTGAAAAGAAAAGAGATTACTTAAGTATCTTGGCAGAAGGTAAAGACCTTAAAGAATATTTAGACTCATTAAAAAAGAAGTCTACTCAAGAACTTTCACTTGAGGTCATAACACGTACATGGTTAGAACAATATTCAGTTAAGAAGTCTCTAGATGAAGAAACTAAAAGGAAAAGAATTAGGAAATTTGAAAACCATATGTTTCCTTATATTGGGCATTTGCAAATAACAGATATTCGGTCCAGTGACCTAAGATTGTTATTAAATAAGATTTATGAGAAAAGTGCTGATAATGCACAACGGATACGTTCTGATCTAATTCTAATTTTTAGCTATGCTGTTCAATATGGCTATATTGAAGTCAATCATGCAAGAGAGATGGAGAGCCTTGATTTAACAGCCCCTAAAAAACATAGACCAGCTTTATCTTTAGAAAGATTACCTGAGTTAATACGGCGTATAAAAAGTGATACAGGGCAACCGTTAACCAAGTTTGGAATTCTATTAGGTCTACATATCTTTATACGTTCTTCAGAATTACGGTTTGCTAGATGGAGTGAAATTGATTTAGTAAAGAAGCAATGGGTACTTCCTCCTAAAAGAAATGAGGTAAGAGGGGCTAAGCATTCTGACCGTGGAGCCAAAATGAGAACTCAGCATATTGTTCCTTTATCTGACTATGCAATTGGGATACTTAAAGAAATAAAGCTCATTACTATGGGAAGTGAATATATCTTTCCTAGCTCATATAAAAGTGCTCAATTTCTAGGTGAGAATACATTCAATGATGCCTTAAGAAGAATGGGATATGATACTCAATCGGAACTATGCTTTCATGGATTGAGAGCTATGGCTCGTTCGGCATTAGGTGAGTGTGGGTTGTTTCAGAAAGATGCTATAGAAAAGCAAATGAGTCACCAAGAGCGAAATAATGTAGTGGGAGCGTATACGCACGTTGCTGAGTACTTACAAGAACGAAAGGAAATGATGGAGTGGTGGAGCCAATATCTTTTAGATATTGAAAAAGGTGGATATGTTTCGCCTTACTATTATGCTAATCCAGAAAAAAATAATGTAGTTGTCTTCCAAAGAAATATTGCGTAA
- a CDS encoding PIN domain-containing protein — translation MKEMELDFGAITIDNATFKSEGYKFYEGLLGQMKQFKDSPVQVLQTDVVHNEAIKHIGQEISKTRSTIDQALRSANKQLKINDATISKAKTLLSLNGSEHEIAESRLHEYYEFIGAIKLNSEDYVDLSILMRMYFSNEAPFETGKDKKNEFPDAIALLTLDEWAESNDINVVAVSQDKGWKDYSENSKRITLVASLAEALEKFQPHNKVASIITHIRKDSFLDEDNHVLEMIQQALIDSVDGYDINIVVDSHMHVDWDDTSASYVSHEFDKEENGSIKISVVRINDQCIVLKLGAEIEVEVEANFYFSIRDSIDKDYVSLGGNVCTTIEKYHTDILLTLSGDFSKDFDDIKIEQIEVLETLSEADFGYIEPDWRNEYE, via the coding sequence ATGAAAGAAATGGAATTAGATTTTGGTGCAATTACTATCGATAACGCGACCTTTAAATCTGAAGGTTATAAGTTCTATGAAGGATTGCTTGGACAGATGAAACAATTCAAGGATAGTCCAGTCCAAGTACTCCAAACTGATGTCGTTCATAATGAAGCTATAAAGCATATTGGGCAAGAGATATCTAAAACACGCTCAACCATAGATCAAGCATTAAGATCAGCAAACAAACAATTAAAGATAAATGATGCAACTATAAGTAAGGCTAAAACATTACTGTCACTTAATGGGAGTGAACATGAAATTGCAGAATCAAGATTGCATGAATATTATGAGTTTATCGGAGCTATAAAATTAAATTCAGAAGACTATGTTGATTTATCGATTCTAATGAGAATGTATTTCTCTAATGAAGCTCCTTTTGAAACAGGAAAAGATAAGAAAAATGAATTTCCTGATGCCATTGCTTTGTTAACACTTGATGAATGGGCAGAATCGAATGATATTAATGTTGTTGCAGTGAGCCAAGATAAAGGATGGAAGGATTATTCTGAAAACTCAAAAAGGATTACTTTAGTTGCAAGTTTGGCTGAAGCTCTAGAAAAATTTCAGCCTCACAATAAGGTTGCCAGTATAATTACTCATATAAGGAAAGACTCATTCCTTGATGAAGATAATCATGTGTTGGAAATGATTCAGCAGGCACTTATTGATAGTGTTGATGGGTATGACATAAATATTGTAGTAGATTCACATATGCATGTTGATTGGGATGATACTTCGGCTTCTTATGTATCACATGAGTTTGATAAGGAAGAAAATGGATCAATCAAAATCAGTGTCGTAAGAATAAATGATCAATGTATTGTTCTTAAATTGGGGGCAGAGATAGAAGTAGAAGTAGAAGCTAATTTTTATTTTTCAATTAGAGATTCTATCGATAAAGATTATGTTAGCTTAGGTGGAAATGTGTGTACTACAATTGAAAAATATCATACAGATATACTATTAACTCTTTCTGGTGATTTTTCAAAAGATTTTGATGATATTAAAATTGAGCAAATTGAAGTTTTAGAAACTCTTTCAGAAGCTGATTTTGGTTACATAGAGCCAGATTGGAGGAATGAGTATGAATAA
- the tgt gene encoding tRNA guanosine(34) transglycosylase Tgt produces the protein MKFEKLGQSGRARRGRLTLEHGVVETPVFMPVGTYGTVKGMLPRDIEDIQAQIILGNTFHLYLRPGLEVIKEHGGLHNFIKWDKPILTDSGGFQVFSLGAMRKIKEEGVTFRSPIDGSKVFLSPEISMEIQQVLNSDIVMIFDECTPYPATHEEAQKSLQLSLRWAKRCKTHHHDELKNKNALFGIIQGGMYEDLRDESLNGLLEIGFDGYAIGGLSVGEPKDEMIKVLDYLPSKMPQDKPRYLMGVGKPEDIVEAVRRGVDMFDCVMPTRNARNGHYFVTDGLVRIRNSKYRHDQSPLDPHCDCYTCKNFTRAYLFHLEKCGEMLASMLGTIHNLRYYQRLTEGMRDALENGTFDEFVQDFYARRGLEVPPCPVDE, from the coding sequence ATGAAGTTTGAAAAATTAGGTCAGTCGGGGCGCGCCCGTCGTGGTCGTTTAACTTTAGAGCATGGTGTTGTTGAAACACCTGTTTTTATGCCAGTGGGGACTTACGGTACAGTCAAAGGTATGCTACCGCGTGATATCGAAGACATTCAGGCACAAATTATTTTAGGAAATACCTTCCATTTATATTTGCGTCCAGGTCTTGAAGTGATTAAAGAACACGGCGGTTTGCATAACTTTATTAAATGGGATAAGCCAATTTTGACTGACTCTGGCGGTTTCCAGGTTTTTAGTCTTGGCGCAATGCGCAAAATTAAAGAGGAAGGTGTTACTTTCCGCTCGCCGATTGATGGTTCAAAAGTGTTTTTATCGCCTGAGATTTCTATGGAAATTCAGCAGGTATTGAACTCTGACATCGTCATGATTTTTGATGAATGTACACCTTATCCTGCAACGCATGAAGAAGCACAAAAATCATTGCAGCTTTCTTTACGCTGGGCAAAACGTTGTAAAACCCATCATCATGATGAGCTCAAAAATAAGAATGCACTATTTGGCATTATTCAAGGCGGTATGTATGAAGACTTACGTGATGAGTCTTTAAATGGCCTTCTTGAAATTGGCTTTGATGGTTATGCGATTGGCGGCTTATCTGTAGGTGAACCTAAAGATGAGATGATCAAAGTTTTAGATTATCTACCAAGCAAAATGCCACAAGACAAACCGCGTTACTTGATGGGCGTTGGTAAACCGGAAGATATCGTTGAAGCGGTGCGCCGCGGTGTCGATATGTTCGACTGTGTAATGCCAACCCGTAATGCGCGAAACGGTCATTATTTTGTCACTGATGGTCTGGTACGTATTCGTAATAGTAAATATCGCCATGACCAGAGTCCGCTCGATCCGCATTGCGATTGCTACACATGTAAGAACTTTACCCGTGCTTATCTATTCCATCTTGAGAAATGTGGAGAGATGTTAGCGTCTATGCTCGGTACCATTCATAACTTACGTTATTACCAACGTTTAACTGAAGGTATGCGTGATGCATTAGAGAATGGCACATTTGATGAATTTGTTCAGGACTTTTATGCCCGTCGTGGTTTAGAAGTTCCACCATGTCCAGTTGATGAATAA